The Deltaproteobacteria bacterium CG2_30_66_27 genome contains a region encoding:
- a CDS encoding putative toxin-antitoxin system toxin component, PIN family produces MRVVLDANIYISALLVGRGCEEILTLGRTGVIQVLSSPEIIDEVASVLRRKFHWSPADIRSFLDEASDLCRMIPFDPAEVEFPADPADAKILACGVAGKADVIVTGDKKHLLPLKRYRGIPIVSPSEFLEQIG; encoded by the coding sequence ATGAGGGTCGTCCTTGACGCGAACATCTACATCTCCGCGCTTCTCGTCGGGCGCGGTTGCGAGGAGATCCTGACACTGGGGCGGACGGGTGTCATCCAGGTCCTGTCATCGCCGGAGATCATCGACGAAGTCGCATCGGTGCTGCGAAGAAAATTCCACTGGAGTCCGGCGGACATCCGATCCTTCCTGGACGAAGCGAGCGATCTTTGCCGGATGATTCCGTTCGATCCCGCGGAGGTCGAATTCCCGGCGGACCCGGCGGATGCGAAGATCCTCGCGTGCGGGGTTGCCGGCAAAGCGGATGTCATCGTGACCGGCGACAAGAAGCACCTGTTGCCTTTGAAGCGGTACCGGGGGATCCCGATCGTTTCCCCCTCGGAATTCCTCGAACAAATCGGATGA
- a CDS encoding addiction module antitoxin, whose translation MQKKLTIAIAEDVYEGLHKVIGPRKISKFVEELVRPHVVKPLMEGEYARMAKDAKREAEALEWTEATFGDITHDSR comes from the coding sequence ATGCAGAAAAAATTGACGATCGCAATCGCAGAGGACGTTTACGAAGGACTCCATAAGGTGATCGGTCCAAGAAAAATCAGTAAATTCGTCGAGGAACTTGTTCGTCCTCATGTCGTGAAACCCCTCATGGAGGGGGAGTACGCAAGGATGGCAAAGGATGCAAAACGAGAGGCCGAGGCATTGGAGTGGACCGAAGCGACCTTCGGGGACATAACGCATGATTCGCGGTGA